The following coding sequences lie in one Candidatus Eremiobacterota bacterium genomic window:
- a CDS encoding Ig-like domain-containing protein, with amino-acid sequence MKVSAAVAAIALVSCAGPSSNAAKLAPVAALAKPSLPAWIASISPLGKADALAQIRVIFAKPVTPVTALSGDGPRAVLDRVRIDPALRGHFTVLTPRMIGFVADQALPVGTRVRITLLAGLRDLAGDVLDRDVAWTFQTEPLALRGLPSPGAQDEETPPPAGLRPTIAVTANAAVDATSLASRASLSGGGESVPLTAVLEAQPTPQPGTNAQALFDPSLDDWVYNLRPARDLRRGTTYRLRIDPGVAPTYGNLETSRAFEGEIHTYAALEIVPTPMPSSGEEGRFAGGDPVVAFNNPLVPASIARAVTIAPSANAVKTLATVPDYRTDVIAIDPYALDQDRTYTVTIAGTVKDVFGQQLGSQRQVTIRTGAFAPGAWAPSGANVFPAGAPIALNFYATNLPGDRYQSAFARVAPTALLGGAGALAALPPYRTWPARTLSARRNEQGIVRVPIQNELGGRYGALAYGFRTALDSGDSDPANTGVVQLTNLGVFTQWFPSHGIVMVQHLSDGAPVSGAVVSVYRVDESNTLAPQQCAAGRTGANGELDLYGVDVERCSTAAASNQAPNLGVVVTEGADVATVTAWNYSGIYRYEVLGGWMTGAPLSRGTIFSDRQMYQPGELGRLTGIAYYVKGAAVVADTNARYTVTITDPSNDTTRLGSVRTDDFGVFSMPLTFSKQQPLGYYTVEAKGSNGNDINGSLRVAQFKPPNFKLSLALGTNAVPAGSSVGAHVTAAYLFGAPLQGGIAHAYVTRDVASLAPKGWDDFSFGPQWYWPEETPSFSTDVLQRDLRLDADGTGSFDVGVPRDLPFPMAYRVDVEASDVSNLSVADSQKFLALPSDAMIGLASDSVVKAGTPLVVRTIVTDAAGAPISGRAVHLELQKMNYVSATQEIEGGETAVQAIKYETVASEDVTSGDQPVTAQLVPTDAGPYRLFANFGGAPNAASNSSVQIFAFGGGEADWGSSDPNSVAVKLDKKEYAIGDFAGAMIASPYEHADVYFAVVRNDVIYRTTMRNVSGAVHVSFRVTQQMLPNAAVEAVVVRRSNETRTPENQKLSLTGMAPLAVDLSGRYLKLAVTPQQTTVHPGGAQRVAFSLTKRDGAPGQGEIVAMVVNDAILQLSDYRLPDLVATIFAQQPISTIFADNRENVTLKTLTPPLEKGFGYGGGYLAGAASTRVRANFRPMAYYGVLRTDAAGRAVADFTMPDDLTTWRVMAVALDRDGGHFATADTTFVSNQPLIANPILPQFARPGDGFDLGISVANQTGAGGALDFVLKLTGSLSFTHGDPKTERASEQISAGVQALRFPVAVGTPAPTQVEATANLGAHSDAFRVPFESSLRDSTDSVIESGTARGHITVPIALTSGGTLQVTLANTVVPQFVTPAERVMATDAFPLTDEVASRLTIASALQKLRGPYGLKLTFDPVVAGAANRAQLRSLQRGDGGFAAYSGAGASDPFATAAALNALAFAQLDGAPRDSSAVADAVAYMTRVLANPGIFAWCSGEACKTRLRFEALWALRGHGAVRTEFLSDIVARSSDFDSATQIRVARYLLGAPGWQSKGAAMADALEQRLYVTGRYAVMNLNGPGGWLGSGVQAQAQMLELLLDRHAPADRLDGAIRSLIAQRCRCGWPTTDDTAAALVALQAYAAGERLAPATVSAKVGDRTIGTARFGATASSQTFSVAADSLQGGTLAIVPTAGTVYYVVLYTYPVAANSPGELAAFRVIRTLADPSSTSSKGAALAEMDVAAALPVSVAAGRVFDIGVRAIVDHSVDRLVIDDPLPAGFEAVDTTFRTALQSIVAQSDSWQIDASQIYRDRVIAYAQHLDPGVYELHYLVRSVTPGTFAWPGARVYLQDAPEEFGRSAGTTLRVTP; translated from the coding sequence ATGAAAGTTTCTGCTGCAGTTGCGGCTATCGCATTGGTTTCGTGCGCCGGCCCGTCGTCAAACGCGGCGAAACTTGCGCCGGTCGCCGCGTTGGCGAAGCCGTCCCTGCCGGCGTGGATCGCTTCGATTTCGCCACTGGGCAAAGCCGATGCGCTCGCACAAATTCGCGTGATCTTTGCCAAACCCGTGACCCCGGTGACCGCGCTCTCCGGCGACGGTCCGCGCGCCGTACTCGACCGCGTGCGGATCGATCCGGCACTGCGCGGACATTTTACCGTGCTGACGCCGCGGATGATCGGTTTCGTCGCCGATCAAGCACTACCGGTCGGAACGCGCGTGCGCATCACCTTGCTGGCCGGACTTCGCGACCTTGCAGGCGACGTGCTCGACCGTGACGTGGCGTGGACGTTCCAAACCGAGCCACTGGCCTTGCGCGGGCTGCCTTCGCCTGGAGCTCAGGATGAAGAAACGCCGCCGCCGGCCGGATTGCGCCCGACGATTGCGGTTACGGCGAACGCTGCCGTCGATGCGACCTCGTTGGCGTCGCGCGCGTCGCTCTCGGGCGGCGGCGAAAGCGTGCCGCTGACGGCCGTACTGGAAGCGCAGCCGACACCCCAGCCGGGGACGAATGCGCAGGCGCTCTTCGATCCTTCGCTCGATGACTGGGTGTACAATCTGCGTCCGGCACGCGATCTGCGGCGTGGAACGACGTACCGCCTTCGCATCGATCCCGGCGTTGCGCCGACGTATGGCAATCTTGAAACGAGCCGGGCGTTTGAAGGCGAAATTCACACCTACGCCGCGCTGGAGATCGTACCGACGCCGATGCCGAGCAGCGGCGAGGAGGGGCGCTTCGCCGGCGGCGACCCGGTCGTCGCGTTCAACAATCCGCTCGTTCCCGCGTCGATTGCCCGCGCGGTCACGATTGCTCCATCTGCAAACGCGGTCAAGACCTTGGCAACCGTGCCTGACTACCGCACCGATGTCATTGCAATCGATCCCTACGCCCTCGATCAGGATCGGACGTATACGGTCACGATTGCGGGAACGGTGAAGGATGTCTTCGGTCAACAGTTGGGTTCGCAACGGCAGGTGACCATCCGCACCGGCGCATTCGCGCCGGGAGCGTGGGCGCCGAGCGGAGCGAACGTCTTTCCGGCCGGTGCGCCCATCGCGCTCAATTTCTATGCGACCAACTTGCCCGGCGACCGATATCAATCGGCGTTCGCACGCGTAGCGCCAACCGCGCTCCTCGGCGGCGCGGGAGCCCTCGCGGCGCTTCCGCCGTATCGGACCTGGCCAGCGCGCACGTTGAGCGCGCGGCGTAACGAGCAAGGAATCGTGCGCGTGCCGATTCAGAATGAGCTTGGCGGCCGCTATGGTGCGCTCGCATATGGATTTCGCACCGCTCTCGATTCGGGTGACTCCGACCCCGCCAATACGGGCGTGGTGCAGCTGACCAACCTCGGGGTCTTTACGCAGTGGTTCCCGTCGCACGGCATCGTCATGGTGCAGCACCTCAGCGACGGCGCTCCCGTCAGCGGTGCGGTCGTTTCAGTCTACCGCGTCGACGAATCGAATACATTGGCACCGCAACAATGTGCAGCGGGTCGCACCGGCGCAAACGGCGAGCTCGATCTCTACGGCGTGGATGTCGAACGCTGTTCGACCGCCGCCGCGTCGAATCAGGCGCCGAACCTTGGCGTCGTTGTGACGGAAGGCGCGGACGTCGCGACCGTGACTGCCTGGAACTACAGCGGCATCTATCGATACGAAGTCTTGGGCGGATGGATGACCGGGGCGCCGCTCTCGCGCGGCACGATCTTCAGCGATCGGCAGATGTATCAGCCCGGCGAGCTCGGCCGGCTTACCGGAATCGCGTATTACGTCAAAGGCGCAGCGGTCGTCGCCGATACTAATGCACGCTATACGGTAACGATCACCGATCCGAGTAACGATACGACGAGGCTCGGGAGCGTGCGAACCGATGATTTCGGCGTCTTCTCGATGCCGCTCACTTTTTCAAAGCAGCAGCCTTTGGGCTACTACACCGTCGAAGCGAAAGGTTCTAACGGCAACGACATTAACGGTTCGTTGCGCGTTGCGCAGTTTAAGCCGCCGAACTTTAAGCTGAGCTTGGCGCTCGGCACAAACGCGGTGCCGGCCGGTTCCAGCGTGGGGGCTCACGTTACGGCCGCTTACCTCTTTGGCGCGCCGCTGCAGGGCGGCATCGCACACGCCTACGTCACGCGCGACGTTGCATCGCTCGCTCCTAAGGGATGGGACGATTTCTCCTTCGGGCCGCAATGGTATTGGCCCGAGGAGACGCCGTCGTTCTCGACCGACGTCCTGCAGCGAGACCTTCGCCTCGACGCCGACGGAACGGGTTCGTTCGACGTGGGCGTTCCGCGGGATTTACCGTTTCCGATGGCCTACCGCGTTGACGTCGAGGCCAGCGACGTGTCGAACCTCTCGGTTGCCGACTCGCAGAAGTTTCTTGCTTTGCCATCCGATGCAATGATCGGACTGGCAAGCGACTCTGTCGTCAAGGCGGGAACGCCCCTCGTTGTACGTACGATCGTCACCGACGCCGCTGGGGCGCCGATTTCGGGACGTGCCGTGCATCTCGAGCTGCAAAAGATGAACTATGTTTCGGCGACGCAAGAGATTGAAGGCGGCGAAACGGCTGTTCAGGCGATCAAGTACGAGACTGTTGCGAGTGAGGACGTCACCTCCGGGGACCAGCCGGTAACGGCGCAGCTCGTTCCGACCGATGCTGGACCGTATCGCCTCTTCGCCAATTTTGGCGGAGCGCCGAACGCCGCTAGCAATAGCAGCGTTCAGATTTTCGCCTTTGGTGGCGGTGAAGCCGACTGGGGCTCGAGCGATCCCAACTCGGTCGCGGTCAAGCTCGACAAGAAGGAGTACGCGATCGGCGACTTCGCCGGCGCAATGATCGCTTCGCCGTACGAGCACGCCGACGTCTACTTTGCGGTCGTGCGTAATGACGTGATTTACCGCACAACAATGCGCAACGTCAGCGGTGCCGTGCACGTGAGCTTTCGGGTTACGCAGCAAATGTTGCCGAATGCGGCGGTCGAAGCCGTCGTCGTACGACGATCGAACGAAACCCGAACGCCGGAAAATCAGAAGCTGTCGCTGACCGGTATGGCGCCTCTGGCAGTCGATCTCAGCGGTCGTTACCTCAAACTCGCCGTCACGCCGCAACAGACGACGGTCCATCCTGGCGGCGCGCAGCGTGTAGCGTTCAGCTTGACGAAGCGAGATGGTGCGCCCGGGCAGGGCGAGATCGTTGCAATGGTCGTGAACGACGCGATTTTGCAACTCTCGGATTACCGGCTGCCCGATCTCGTGGCAACCATCTTCGCGCAACAGCCGATTTCGACGATCTTTGCCGACAATCGCGAAAACGTTACCCTGAAAACGCTGACCCCGCCGCTCGAGAAAGGCTTCGGCTACGGCGGTGGTTATTTGGCCGGCGCGGCGAGCACGCGAGTGCGCGCGAACTTTCGCCCGATGGCGTACTACGGCGTCCTACGAACCGATGCCGCCGGCCGGGCCGTTGCCGACTTCACGATGCCCGACGATCTCACGACGTGGCGTGTCATGGCGGTGGCACTCGATCGCGACGGCGGGCACTTTGCAACGGCGGATACGACCTTTGTCTCGAATCAGCCGCTGATCGCCAATCCGATTCTGCCGCAATTCGCTCGCCCGGGCGACGGCTTCGATTTGGGCATTTCGGTCGCCAATCAAACCGGTGCGGGTGGCGCGCTCGACTTCGTGTTGAAACTCACTGGGTCGCTGAGCTTCACGCATGGCGACCCAAAAACGGAGCGCGCCAGCGAGCAAATTTCCGCGGGCGTGCAAGCCTTGCGCTTTCCGGTTGCTGTCGGCACGCCCGCGCCGACGCAGGTCGAAGCGACGGCGAATTTGGGTGCGCACAGCGATGCGTTCCGCGTACCGTTTGAATCGAGCCTCCGGGACAGCACCGACTCGGTGATCGAGAGCGGTACGGCGCGCGGGCACATCACGGTACCGATCGCGCTCACCTCCGGCGGAACGTTGCAGGTCACGCTGGCCAATACGGTCGTCCCGCAGTTCGTGACCCCCGCGGAGCGCGTGATGGCGACGGACGCGTTCCCGCTGACCGACGAGGTCGCGTCGCGGCTGACGATTGCTAGCGCCTTGCAGAAGTTGCGAGGACCTTATGGTTTGAAGCTTACATTCGATCCGGTCGTTGCCGGCGCGGCGAACCGGGCGCAACTACGCTCGCTGCAGCGGGGCGACGGCGGCTTTGCAGCCTATAGCGGCGCTGGGGCAAGCGATCCGTTCGCGACTGCCGCCGCACTGAACGCGCTCGCATTCGCCCAACTTGACGGCGCGCCGCGCGACTCGAGCGCCGTCGCCGATGCTGTGGCCTACATGACGCGGGTTCTGGCCAATCCGGGCATCTTTGCCTGGTGTAGCGGCGAAGCGTGCAAGACGCGACTTCGCTTTGAGGCGCTGTGGGCGTTGCGCGGTCACGGTGCCGTGCGCACCGAGTTCCTTTCCGACATCGTCGCGCGGTCGAGCGATTTCGACAGCGCGACGCAGATTCGTGTCGCACGCTACCTGCTCGGTGCTCCGGGATGGCAAAGCAAAGGCGCGGCGATGGCAGACGCTTTGGAACAGCGGCTGTATGTCACCGGGCGCTACGCCGTGATGAACTTGAACGGCCCGGGCGGCTGGCTGGGCTCAGGCGTGCAGGCGCAAGCGCAGATGCTGGAACTCTTGCTCGATCGTCACGCGCCCGCGGACCGGCTCGACGGTGCAATCCGCTCGCTGATCGCACAGCGCTGCCGCTGCGGGTGGCCGACGACAGACGACACGGCTGCGGCGCTCGTTGCGCTCCAGGCGTACGCTGCGGGCGAACGTCTTGCGCCGGCAACGGTGAGCGCCAAGGTGGGAGATCGGACGATCGGAACCGCTCGTTTCGGCGCCACCGCATCGTCGCAAACCTTTTCCGTTGCGGCCGATTCACTCCAAGGCGGAACGCTCGCAATCGTTCCAACCGCTGGGACGGTGTACTACGTGGTTCTCTACACCTATCCCGTGGCTGCGAATTCGCCCGGGGAACTTGCGGCTTTTCGCGTCATTCGCACGCTCGCCGATCCAAGTTCGACGTCGTCGAAGGGCGCGGCGTTGGCTGAAATGGACGTAGCCGCGGCTCTGCCCGTTTCGGTTGCCGCGGGACGCGTCTTCGATATCGGAGTGCGCGCGATCGTCGATCATTCCGTCGATCGGCTCGTCATTGACGATCCACTACCAGCCGGATTTGAAGCGGTCGACACGACCTTCCGCACGGCGCTTCAGTCGATCGTTGCGCAAAGCGATAGCTGGCAGATCGACGCGAGCCAAATCTATCGCGACCGCGTGATCGCCTACGCGCAGCATCTCGATCCTGGCGTCTACGAACTGCACTACCTCGTGCGCTCGGTGACCCCCGGAACCTTTGCTTGGCCCGGCGCCCGCGTCTATCTGCAGGATGCGCCCGAAGAGTTCGGCCGCAGCGCCGGCACGACGCTGCGCGTCACGCCGTAA
- a CDS encoding acyl-CoA dehydrogenase: MSPYRAPLRDMQFALRELAGIDGVGALPGCEDTLDVLDSVLEEAAAFAAGVLDPLNRSGDKSGCTWKAGDVTTPPGFKEAYRKFADAGWIGLPVPPEYGGQGLPQILLGPTLEMWNAANIGFANGPLLNQGAIEAIELVGSAEQKKRFIPNLVSGKWTGTMCLTEPQAGSDLAQVRARAVPEGDRYRISGTKIFITFGEHDMAENIIHLVLARLPDAPEGTKGISLFIVPKFLVNDDGSSGERNDVVCASIEHKLGINANPTCTLNYGEKGEGAVGYLVGEPNRGLEYMFIMMNAARFSVGVQGIALADRAYQSALEYAKERVQGRDLRPGSRTPEAIVKHPDVRRMLMLQKATIEAMRGLAYVTAASLDYAQRHPDERVRREHKAFVELMIPVVKGWCTESAVELCSTALQVFGGMGYIEETGIAQQYRDVRIITIYEGTTGIQSLDLVGRKLLRDMGATAMNVGRKIEDVAKACAAHSDATVARIGAALTEALAELNGASQWIGMNAMGNLQQAFACSVPYLRLWGTVAGGWQMARAAQISAERIASGDIEAEFYRAKLATAAFYASHVLSQATWLKRQIVDGSADVSRVTDLQFELDRKMAVTA; this comes from the coding sequence ATGAGTCCCTATCGTGCCCCCCTGCGAGATATGCAGTTTGCGTTGCGGGAACTGGCCGGAATCGACGGGGTCGGCGCGCTGCCGGGCTGCGAGGATACGCTCGACGTGCTCGATTCCGTGCTCGAGGAGGCGGCAGCGTTTGCGGCGGGCGTGCTCGATCCGCTCAATCGGAGCGGCGACAAATCCGGCTGCACCTGGAAAGCGGGCGACGTCACGACTCCCCCCGGCTTCAAGGAGGCGTACCGAAAATTTGCCGATGCCGGATGGATCGGCTTGCCGGTCCCGCCCGAATACGGCGGCCAGGGGCTGCCCCAGATTCTTTTGGGCCCGACCTTAGAGATGTGGAATGCCGCGAATATTGGCTTTGCCAACGGGCCCCTGCTCAATCAGGGCGCGATCGAGGCGATCGAGCTGGTCGGGTCGGCGGAGCAGAAGAAGCGTTTCATTCCGAATTTGGTATCGGGCAAGTGGACCGGCACGATGTGCTTGACCGAACCGCAAGCCGGCTCCGATCTCGCCCAAGTTCGCGCCCGTGCCGTTCCCGAAGGCGATCGTTACCGCATCAGCGGCACGAAGATCTTCATTACTTTCGGCGAGCACGACATGGCGGAGAATATCATTCATTTGGTGCTCGCCCGTCTGCCCGACGCGCCGGAAGGCACGAAGGGTATCTCGCTCTTCATCGTGCCGAAGTTTCTGGTGAACGACGACGGGAGCTCCGGCGAGCGAAACGACGTGGTTTGCGCCAGCATCGAACATAAACTCGGCATCAATGCCAACCCCACGTGCACGCTCAACTACGGCGAAAAGGGTGAGGGTGCCGTTGGCTACCTTGTCGGCGAGCCGAATCGCGGCCTGGAATACATGTTCATCATGATGAACGCCGCACGCTTTTCGGTCGGCGTTCAAGGGATCGCATTGGCCGACCGCGCTTATCAGAGCGCGCTCGAGTACGCGAAGGAGCGCGTACAGGGCCGAGATCTGCGTCCAGGCTCGCGGACGCCCGAAGCGATCGTCAAACATCCCGACGTCCGGCGAATGCTCATGCTGCAAAAGGCGACAATCGAGGCCATGCGCGGGCTTGCCTACGTCACGGCGGCATCGCTGGATTACGCGCAGCGTCATCCGGACGAGCGCGTACGCCGCGAGCACAAAGCTTTCGTCGAACTCATGATTCCGGTCGTGAAAGGCTGGTGCACCGAAAGCGCGGTCGAACTCTGTTCCACCGCGCTCCAAGTCTTTGGCGGCATGGGCTATATCGAAGAGACCGGCATCGCGCAGCAGTATCGCGACGTGCGCATCATCACGATCTACGAAGGCACCACCGGCATTCAATCGCTCGACTTGGTCGGGCGTAAGTTATTGCGAGACATGGGTGCGACCGCGATGAACGTCGGACGCAAGATCGAGGACGTTGCAAAGGCATGCGCCGCGCATTCGGATGCGACCGTCGCGCGCATCGGCGCGGCCTTGACCGAAGCGCTGGCGGAGTTGAACGGTGCCTCGCAGTGGATCGGAATGAATGCAATGGGCAACTTGCAGCAGGCGTTTGCGTGTTCGGTTCCCTATCTGCGTTTGTGGGGCACGGTCGCCGGCGGTTGGCAGATGGCACGCGCTGCTCAAATCTCGGCCGAGCGAATCGCAAGCGGCGATATCGAGGCCGAGTTTTACCGGGCCAAACTCGCAACGGCCGCATTCTACGCCAGCCACGTGCTTTCGCAGGCGACATGGCTCAAGCGTCAGATCGTCGACGGCTCGGCTGACGTTTCTCGGGTAACCGACCTACAGTTCGAGCTTGATCGAAAAATGGCGGTAACGGCGTAA
- a CDS encoding enoyl-CoA hydratase/isomerase family protein yields MSSVRVVTLDNPPVNALSFAYCAGLLAQLQAAWTDDAVCAIVLTGANGLFSAGADVNDFNANMPADAITIRDVIAAIEGSDKVHVAAIDGTCLGGGFELALVCDYRIASVGAKLGLPEIRLGLLPGAGGTQRLPRLIGARAALEFMLKGSSISAQRALELGMIDEVTAAPVVERAAELAKGEKRRISARTAIIAKDVPAQAGPYVVAQAHKMVPREESGGLAAHKLIDAVQASIELPFAFGIAREARLFDELVRSKPSQALRHLFFAERELSKIPGESSFDGAQDDRERAGESSFDGAQDDKGRAQDDKDVRKAGVVGAGTMGSGIAIAFAQAGLPVVVVDSNDAAVDSARQTVLGMFMYQVQQGKLTQEEAWKRAQSIRFTDDWSELGDADLIVEAVFENLAVKQDVFRRLDAVAKPGAILASNTSTLDIDKLAEATQRPDRVVGLHFFVPANIMPLLEIVRGQKTSTQTLATAFKLAKTLRKKGVLSGNAFGFIGNRMIFDYVREANALAEEGNAPARIDDVMKRFGFPMGPFAMSDLSGLDIGLAVQKAAGGQRLGRTNVLERLVGMNRLGQKTLAGFFRYDKSVGKGREPIRDPIVEEMFAEEARTAGIAPREASAEEIRTRLLGALAARGQKLVEEGVALRPGDIDIVYVYGYGFPPHHGGPMWYSHA; encoded by the coding sequence GTGTCTTCGGTTCGAGTCGTCACCTTGGACAATCCGCCGGTCAATGCGCTGTCGTTTGCATACTGCGCGGGCTTGTTGGCACAGCTCCAGGCCGCATGGACCGACGACGCCGTTTGCGCGATCGTGCTGACCGGCGCGAACGGACTCTTCAGCGCGGGTGCCGACGTCAACGACTTCAACGCGAACATGCCGGCAGACGCGATAACGATACGCGATGTGATCGCCGCAATCGAAGGGAGCGACAAAGTCCACGTCGCCGCGATCGACGGTACGTGTCTGGGCGGTGGATTCGAACTCGCGCTTGTCTGCGACTACCGCATCGCAAGCGTCGGCGCAAAACTCGGTCTGCCCGAGATTCGGCTCGGGCTGCTGCCGGGTGCCGGCGGCACGCAACGCCTTCCCCGCCTCATCGGCGCGCGGGCGGCGCTCGAGTTCATGCTCAAAGGTTCGTCGATCTCGGCGCAACGCGCGCTCGAGTTAGGGATGATCGACGAGGTGACCGCGGCTCCGGTGGTCGAACGCGCCGCGGAGCTCGCCAAGGGAGAAAAACGGCGGATCTCGGCTCGAACGGCGATCATCGCAAAAGACGTCCCCGCGCAAGCCGGGCCCTACGTCGTCGCACAAGCACACAAGATGGTGCCGCGCGAAGAGAGCGGCGGACTCGCCGCGCACAAGCTCATCGACGCCGTGCAAGCGTCAATCGAGTTGCCGTTCGCATTCGGCATTGCCCGCGAGGCTCGCCTATTCGACGAGCTGGTTCGCTCGAAACCATCGCAGGCGCTGCGCCATCTGTTCTTCGCCGAACGGGAACTGAGTAAGATTCCGGGAGAGTCATCCTTCGACGGGGCTCAGGATGACAGAGAGCGAGCTGGCGAGTCATCCTTCGACGGGGCTCAGGATGACAAGGGGCGGGCTCAGGATGACAAAGATGTGCGAAAGGCGGGTGTTGTCGGGGCGGGGACGATGGGAAGCGGAATCGCAATTGCGTTCGCGCAGGCGGGGCTTCCGGTCGTCGTCGTCGACAGTAACGACGCTGCGGTCGATTCGGCGCGTCAGACCGTTTTAGGCATGTTCATGTATCAGGTGCAGCAGGGCAAGCTCACTCAGGAAGAAGCCTGGAAGCGCGCTCAGTCCATTCGCTTTACCGACGATTGGAGCGAGCTCGGCGACGCCGATCTGATCGTCGAGGCAGTCTTTGAGAATCTCGCGGTGAAGCAAGACGTGTTTCGTCGGCTCGATGCCGTCGCCAAGCCCGGCGCGATCCTCGCATCCAATACGTCAACGCTCGACATCGACAAGCTCGCTGAAGCGACGCAGCGTCCCGATCGCGTCGTGGGCCTGCACTTTTTCGTTCCGGCGAACATCATGCCGCTTCTCGAGATCGTGCGCGGTCAAAAAACCTCCACGCAGACCTTGGCGACGGCCTTCAAGTTGGCCAAGACGCTGCGCAAGAAGGGCGTGCTCTCCGGCAACGCGTTTGGCTTTATCGGCAATAGGATGATCTTCGACTACGTGCGCGAGGCCAATGCGTTGGCGGAGGAAGGCAACGCGCCCGCGCGCATCGACGACGTGATGAAGCGTTTCGGATTTCCGATGGGGCCGTTCGCGATGAGCGATCTCTCGGGGCTCGACATTGGCTTGGCGGTGCAAAAAGCCGCCGGCGGACAGAGACTCGGTAGAACCAACGTGCTCGAACGGCTCGTTGGGATGAATCGCCTTGGGCAAAAGACGCTGGCCGGCTTCTTTCGATACGACAAGAGCGTCGGCAAAGGTCGCGAGCCGATTCGTGATCCGATCGTCGAGGAAATGTTCGCTGAGGAAGCGCGAACGGCGGGAATCGCTCCCCGCGAGGCCAGCGCCGAAGAGATCCGCACGCGTCTTCTCGGTGCCTTGGCCGCGCGCGGTCAAAAGCTCGTCGAGGAGGGCGTCGCCTTGCGTCCCGGCGACATCGACATCGTCTACGTCTACGGCTACGGGTTCCCGCCGCATCACGGCGGACCGATGTGGTATAGCCATGCGTGA
- a CDS encoding acetyl-CoA C-acyltransferase, with amino-acid sequence MREAVIVAAARTPIGRAFRGAFNQTPGATLAGHVVKLAMERAGIDPAEVDDVIIGCGLPEGATGNNIGRTAALRAGCPVTVPGQTVSRFCASGLDAISAGAQRVMAGSAQTIIAGGVESISMVQNDMNLRFFTEEWLLRHVPDLYTPMLFTADFVAKKFGVSRESQDQYALQSQQRTAAAQGAGRFDDEIVALPSWKYEQNKESGAVIERQVELAKDEGNRPETTLAGLASLGSAVPGVADSTVTAGNSSQLSDGAAAVAIVEADAAQRRNLTPLGLYRGYAVAGCEPGEMGIAPVYAVPKLLKQHGLTVDDIGLWELNEAFAVQTVYCRDRLGISNDRFNVDGGAIAIGHPYGMSGARMTMHALIEGKRRGEKYVVVTMCVAGGIGAAALFEVV; translated from the coding sequence ATGCGTGAAGCGGTCATCGTTGCGGCGGCGCGCACGCCGATCGGGCGGGCGTTTCGAGGCGCCTTCAATCAAACGCCGGGCGCTACCCTGGCGGGACACGTTGTAAAACTGGCGATGGAGCGCGCCGGGATCGATCCGGCGGAGGTCGACGACGTCATTATCGGCTGCGGGCTACCGGAGGGGGCAACCGGGAACAACATCGGGCGAACGGCGGCGCTGCGCGCGGGTTGTCCGGTAACCGTGCCGGGGCAGACCGTCAGCCGCTTTTGCGCCTCCGGACTCGATGCGATTTCGGCAGGCGCCCAGCGCGTCATGGCCGGCAGCGCGCAGACCATCATTGCCGGCGGGGTCGAGTCGATCAGCATGGTGCAGAACGACATGAACTTACGGTTTTTCACCGAGGAGTGGCTGCTTCGGCACGTTCCCGATCTCTACACGCCGATGCTGTTTACCGCCGATTTCGTCGCCAAGAAATTCGGCGTGTCGCGGGAGAGCCAGGATCAATATGCGTTGCAGAGCCAGCAGCGCACGGCGGCGGCGCAGGGCGCGGGCCGTTTCGACGATGAGATCGTTGCGCTCCCGTCGTGGAAGTACGAGCAAAACAAAGAGTCCGGCGCCGTGATCGAACGGCAGGTCGAGCTCGCGAAGGACGAGGGAAATCGGCCGGAAACCACGCTGGCGGGACTGGCGTCGCTCGGAAGCGCAGTGCCGGGCGTGGCGGACTCGACCGTGACGGCGGGCAACTCGTCGCAGCTCAGCGACGGCGCGGCCGCAGTTGCCATCGTCGAGGCAGACGCGGCGCAGCGGCGCAACCTCACTCCGCTCGGATTGTACCGCGGCTATGCGGTGGCGGGTTGCGAGCCCGGCGAGATGGGAATCGCGCCGGTCTACGCCGTGCCGAAGTTGCTCAAACAGCACGGTTTAACGGTCGACGACATCGGCCTTTGGGAGCTCAACGAAGCCTTTGCCGTTCAAACCGTGTACTGCCGCGATCGACTCGGCATATCCAACGACCGCTTCAATGTCGACGGCGGCGCCATTGCGATCGGCCATCCGTACGGTATGAGCGGTGCGCGAATGACGATGCACGCGCTGATCGAGGGGAAACGCCGCGGCGAGAAATACGTCGTCGTTACGATGTGCGTTGCAGGGGGCATCGGCGCCGCGGCCCTCTTTGAAGTCGTCTAA
- a CDS encoding high-potential iron-sulfur protein has translation MTKFRSSMTRRTFVANAVVLPALAGLLLAETATAQAKGTKAQFKYQNSPSNGHKCSQCTFYVAGSSPSANGSCKLVDGSISPNGWCTAWQPKKA, from the coding sequence ATGACGAAGTTCCGGAGCTCGATGACTCGCCGTACGTTCGTAGCCAACGCCGTGGTTCTTCCGGCGCTCGCCGGTCTGCTTCTCGCCGAAACCGCAACCGCGCAAGCAAAAGGCACCAAAGCACAGTTCAAGTATCAGAACTCGCCCAGCAACGGGCATAAGTGTTCGCAGTGCACGTTCTACGTTGCGGGCAGCTCGCCGTCGGCGAACGGGAGCTGCAAGCTCGTCGACGGGTCCATCAGCCCCAATGGCTGGTGCACCGCCTGGCAACCGAAAAAAGCCTGA